In the genome of Nonomuraea sp. NBC_00507, the window ACCTACAGCGCCGAAGACGTGATCAGGTTGCGCGGCAGCGTCCAGGAGGAGCACACGCTGGCCCGGCTCGGCGCCGAGCGGCTGTGGGACCTCCTGCACACCGAGGACTACGTCCACGCCCTCGGCGCGCTGACCGGCAACCAGGCCGTGCAGCAGGTGAAGGCCGGCCTGAAGGCGATCTACCTGTCCGGCTGGCAGGTCGCGGCGGACGCGAACCTGGGCGGGCAGACGTACCCGGACCAGAGCCTGTACCCGGCCAACTCCGTGCCGGCCGTCGTGCGCCGCATCAACAACGCGCTGCTGCGCGCCGACCAGATCACCTGGTCGGAAGGCATTGAGGCGCCGCACTGGCTCGCGCCGATCGTGGCCGACGCCGAAGCCGGGTTCGGCGGCGTGCTCAACGCGTTCGAGCTCATGAAGGGCATGATCGCGGCCGGTGCCGCAGGCGTGCACTGGGAGGACCAGCTCGCCTCCGAGAAGAAGTGCGGCCACCTGGGCGGCAAGGTGCTCATCCCGACCGGCCAGCACATCAAGACCCTCAACGCCGCCCGCCTCGCCGCCGACGTCTGCGGCGTCCCTTCACTGATCATCGCGCGGACCGACGCCCAGGCCGCGACGCTCCTGACCAGTGACGTGGACCCGCGCGACCAGCAGTTCACCACCGGCGAGCGCACCGCCGAGGGCTTCTACCGGGTCAGGAACGGCATCCAGGCGTGCATCGCGCGCGGCGTGGCCTACGCGCCGTACTCCGACCTGCTCTGGATGGAGACCGGCACGCCCGACCTGGACGTGGCGCGCGAGTTCGCCGAGGCGATCAAGGCCGAGTACCCGGACCAGATGCTCGCCTACAACTGCTCGCCCTCGTTCAACTGGAAGAAGCACCTGGACGACTCGACGATCGCCAAGTTCCAGCGGGAGCTCGGGCACATGGGGTACACGTTCCAGTTCATCACCCTCGCCGGGTTCCACTCCCTGAACCACGGCATGTTCGACCTCGCCCAGGGGTACGCGAACGACGGCATGACGGCGTACGTCGAGCTGCAGGAGGCCGAGTTCGCCGCCGAGTCGCGCGGCTACACCGCGACGCGGCACCAGCGCGAG includes:
- the aceA gene encoding isocitrate lyase; protein product: MNDRLKGAAEQLRDEWDNDPRWEGVERTYSAEDVIRLRGSVQEEHTLARLGAERLWDLLHTEDYVHALGALTGNQAVQQVKAGLKAIYLSGWQVAADANLGGQTYPDQSLYPANSVPAVVRRINNALLRADQITWSEGIEAPHWLAPIVADAEAGFGGVLNAFELMKGMIAAGAAGVHWEDQLASEKKCGHLGGKVLIPTGQHIKTLNAARLAADVCGVPSLIIARTDAQAATLLTSDVDPRDQQFTTGERTAEGFYRVRNGIQACIARGVAYAPYSDLLWMETGTPDLDVAREFAEAIKAEYPDQMLAYNCSPSFNWKKHLDDSTIAKFQRELGHMGYTFQFITLAGFHSLNHGMFDLAQGYANDGMTAYVELQEAEFAAESRGYTATRHQREVGTGYFDLVSTAVAPDSSTTALKGSTEEEQFTH